The proteins below are encoded in one region of Halocatena salina:
- a CDS encoding methyltransferase domain-containing protein, with translation MAKDEPSDEEERELWDRLLTTTTEEEFRKFVIDQLALRPDESVLSVGCGPGFETAALAQHITEEGSITGIDLNEEVLAAAKDRCGDFSQVSFKQGDITDLPVADGRYDLAIAKQVFSQISDVESALNELYRVIKRDGRMAVTAGDRRTHVKHTPTDRMQRADDIYRSEMTDRQRGTRLVGLLPETGFSVEKVIPRAKIQTEINAQIERGIEIQRRFLQASDTFDDAEIETWEQELRELDEADQFLSCGTAFLYLVRKPE, from the coding sequence ATGGCAAAAGATGAGCCTTCCGACGAAGAAGAGCGAGAACTGTGGGACAGACTACTCACAACCACCACCGAAGAGGAGTTTCGGAAATTCGTTATTGACCAATTAGCCCTACGTCCTGACGAATCGGTACTCTCGGTGGGGTGTGGCCCTGGCTTCGAGACAGCAGCTCTCGCCCAGCATATCACAGAAGAAGGAAGTATCACCGGTATTGATCTAAACGAGGAGGTGCTAGCCGCGGCCAAAGACCGGTGCGGCGATTTCTCACAGGTGTCATTCAAGCAGGGAGATATCACCGACTTGCCGGTGGCAGATGGGAGATACGACCTCGCTATCGCCAAACAGGTGTTTTCTCAGATTTCCGATGTTGAATCGGCACTGAATGAGCTTTATCGCGTAATCAAACGGGATGGCCGAATGGCTGTCACTGCAGGCGACAGGCGGACGCACGTCAAGCATACCCCGACTGACCGGATGCAGCGTGCCGACGACATCTATCGGTCTGAGATGACCGATCGGCAACGTGGGACACGCCTCGTCGGATTGCTTCCTGAGACCGGCTTCAGCGTTGAGAAAGTCATTCCACGTGCAAAGATTCAGACCGAGATTAACGCTCAGATTGAGCGAGGGATTGAAATACAGCGGCGATTTTTACAGGCGAGCGATACGTTTGACGACGCCGAAATCGAGACCTGGGAACAGGAGCTGAGAGAACTCGACGAGGCTGACCAATTCCTCTCCTGTGGGACGGCCTTTCTCTACCTCGTTCGTAAACCTGAGTAG
- a CDS encoding DUF7317 family protein codes for MRQHAVVAAISLYQSGTLTLEQAAGYAGVTPETMYKRLQGNGINVRETTAPAGEPATVR; via the coding sequence ATGCGCCAACACGCGGTCGTGGCTGCGATATCATTGTACCAGTCGGGAACGCTGACGCTCGAACAGGCGGCCGGCTACGCCGGTGTGACACCGGAAACGATGTACAAGCGACTTCAGGGTAACGGTATCAACGTTCGGGAGACGACGGCTCCAGCGGGTGAACCGGCGACCGTGAGATAA
- a CDS encoding Lrp/AsnC family transcriptional regulator — protein sequence MDTRAELLGLLRENARYSVSDLARLTGRDENEIEEAITTLEQDGVLRGYQAVVDWSQADSEPVRATVELNVALDRETGYDDIARRIVKFEEVRSLRLVSGDFDFALDVEADSMGAVSRFISEQVAPVPEVTQTVTHYVMESYKENGIEFSDGHDDDRLSVTP from the coding sequence ATGGACACACGAGCCGAACTGCTCGGTCTGTTGCGCGAGAACGCCCGCTACTCCGTGAGTGATCTCGCGCGTCTCACCGGTCGAGACGAAAACGAGATCGAGGAAGCGATAACCACCTTAGAACAGGACGGTGTTCTTCGGGGGTATCAGGCCGTGGTGGACTGGAGTCAGGCCGACTCGGAGCCGGTTCGGGCCACCGTCGAACTCAACGTGGCGCTCGATCGTGAGACGGGGTACGACGACATCGCACGACGGATCGTGAAGTTCGAGGAGGTGCGCTCGCTCCGTCTGGTGAGTGGAGATTTCGATTTCGCCCTCGATGTCGAAGCTGACTCGATGGGTGCGGTGTCCCGGTTCATCAGCGAGCAAGTGGCTCCAGTGCCGGAAGTCACCCAGACGGTCACCCACTATGTGATGGAGAGCTACAAAGAAAACGGGATCGAATTCAGTGACGGGCACGACGACGACCGCCTGTCGGTCACGCCATGA
- a CDS encoding pyridoxal phosphate-dependent aminotransferase, with product MTGPSIAERVRQVPPSGIRRFFELAEEMDDVISLGVGEPDFTAPSRAREAAIGSIEQGRTSYTANRGKRELRETIADHIEKWDLTYDPDEEILVTAGASEALDLTFRALVDPGDVVAVTQPSYVSYVPSAIFAGGTVCPVQTRARDEFVLTPEVLEEAGAGDADLLVLCYPNNPTGATMTREELARVAAFAREHDLTVLSDEIYADLTYVGEHTSIASFEGMKDRTVVYNGFSKAYAMTGLRLGYALGPSEVIDAMNRVHQYTMLSAPTTPQYAAIEALQSCDDSVEAMRTQYDRRRKFVLSRLEEMGIDCFEATGAFYVFPESPWNDAGAFAEALLEEQKVAMVPGTAFGEGGSGHLRLSYATGLEDLRTAMNRLERFLQ from the coding sequence ATGACGGGACCGTCGATCGCCGAGCGTGTTCGTCAGGTCCCCCCTTCAGGAATCCGTCGGTTTTTCGAACTTGCCGAGGAAATGGATGACGTGATCTCCCTTGGCGTGGGTGAACCGGACTTTACTGCTCCCTCGCGGGCGCGGGAAGCGGCTATCGGTTCTATCGAGCAGGGGCGCACATCATACACCGCCAATCGGGGGAAGCGCGAACTGCGTGAGACCATCGCGGACCACATCGAGAAGTGGGATCTCACCTATGACCCGGACGAAGAAATCCTCGTGACGGCGGGTGCGAGCGAAGCGCTCGATCTGACGTTTCGTGCACTCGTCGATCCAGGCGACGTCGTGGCTGTCACTCAGCCCTCATACGTCTCTTACGTTCCGAGTGCCATCTTCGCGGGCGGGACAGTGTGTCCAGTCCAAACGAGAGCACGAGACGAGTTCGTGCTCACGCCCGAGGTGCTCGAAGAGGCCGGAGCTGGGGATGCCGATCTGCTCGTGCTCTGTTATCCGAACAACCCGACTGGCGCGACGATGACACGAGAAGAACTCGCCCGGGTGGCCGCGTTTGCCCGCGAGCACGATCTCACAGTGCTTTCCGACGAGATCTACGCCGATCTCACGTACGTCGGTGAGCACACCTCTATCGCCAGCTTCGAAGGGATGAAAGATCGGACAGTGGTGTACAACGGCTTCTCGAAGGCGTACGCCATGACCGGACTCCGACTAGGGTACGCGCTCGGGCCGAGTGAGGTGATCGACGCGATGAACCGCGTTCACCAGTACACGATGTTGTCCGCGCCCACGACTCCACAGTACGCCGCTATCGAAGCCCTTCAGTCGTGTGATGACTCCGTCGAAGCGATGCGAACCCAGTACGACCGTCGTCGGAAGTTCGTGCTCTCGCGCTTGGAGGAGATGGGTATCGACTGCTTCGAGGCGACTGGTGCGTTCTACGTCTTCCCTGAATCTCCATGGAACGACGCCGGGGCGTTCGCCGAGGCGCTCCTCGAAGAACAGAAGGTCGCAATGGTTCCCGGCACGGCCTTCGGAGAAGGCGGGTCAGGACACCTTCGTCTGTCGTATGCGACCGGCTTGGAAGACCTCCGAACTGCGATGAATCGACTCGAACGGTTCCTGCAGTGA
- a CDS encoding DUF7315 family membrane protein, whose product MADTNGSEQSTEDGDVIVPLSVYKIVTVFSTLIAGAAVVAGFAVLDTATQQAQAPASEIDVPLALLGVAAIIAGSAVYVFSTRFRTAGMGMGNAKDDGD is encoded by the coding sequence ATGGCCGACACCAACGGATCCGAGCAGTCTACAGAAGACGGTGACGTGATCGTTCCTCTGTCGGTGTATAAGATCGTTACCGTTTTCTCGACGCTCATCGCTGGGGCCGCAGTCGTGGCGGGGTTCGCTGTGCTGGATACGGCGACTCAACAGGCTCAGGCTCCAGCGAGTGAGATCGACGTTCCGCTCGCCCTGCTCGGAGTCGCGGCGATCATCGCAGGATCGGCGGTGTACGTCTTCTCGACCCGGTTTCGAACCGCTGGAATGGGAATGGGAAACGCTAAAGACGACGGTGACTAA
- a CDS encoding DUF7314 family protein, producing MADEFIKGFTILTTSMLGWMVIAGWYNTPGFEEAQLSAAAPENLQMLDQFALTFKSGLLWFALLGTLTFWVFIPAGRELRKAMATE from the coding sequence ATGGCCGACGAATTCATCAAGGGGTTCACCATCCTCACGACCAGCATGCTCGGATGGATGGTTATCGCTGGCTGGTACAACACGCCGGGCTTCGAGGAGGCACAGCTCTCGGCGGCAGCACCGGAGAACTTACAGATGCTCGACCAGTTCGCGCTCACGTTCAAATCAGGGCTGCTGTGGTTCGCCCTCTTGGGAACGCTGACGTTCTGGGTGTTCATTCCCGCCGGGCGCGAGCTACGGAAGGCGATGGCCACCGAGTGA
- a CDS encoding DUF7313 family protein, translating to MVLAASLFGPIDTIIGPQIEHVLFVLAVVNVIARAVGHRTVVRQAETDGAEAIERHPALVGTNLLLILGAFYYTTLEYHAGVVISTLVLGMALTDFFEFEARKVEVRQELPLERPKGAIAASLLVVLYAGYLSLFFLIRPYWTQIV from the coding sequence ATGGTACTAGCGGCTTCGCTGTTCGGCCCGATCGACACGATCATCGGTCCACAGATCGAACACGTGCTTTTCGTTCTCGCAGTGGTGAACGTCATAGCCCGTGCTGTCGGGCATCGAACGGTCGTTCGTCAGGCCGAAACGGACGGTGCAGAAGCGATCGAACGCCATCCCGCACTCGTCGGGACGAATCTACTGCTCATCCTCGGCGCGTTTTATTATACGACGCTGGAATACCACGCCGGTGTCGTGATCTCGACCCTCGTACTCGGTATGGCACTCACCGATTTTTTCGAGTTCGAAGCCAGAAAGGTCGAAGTTCGACAGGAACTCCCTCTCGAACGACCGAAAGGCGCGATCGCTGCCTCCCTGTTAGTGGTCTTGTACGCCGGGTATCTCAGTTTGTTTTTCCTCATCCGACCGTACTGGACCCAAATCGTGTGA
- a CDS encoding M28 family peptidase produces the protein MTDWIGTTFTSTVGWEHLERLVDIDDRMAGSDGEREAAVATRDALAEAGGCEVHLDVFDIQGWERESSAVRAGGRRHESIALPRSPPENTTGELVDLGHGLPADFDADLNGSIVVVSSTVPEWYDRFIHRREKYCRAVEAGAVGFIFKNHIDGCLAPTGSIGTPAEPIGAIPAVGVSKEVGERLVRRFEGEPATVEVGANVGTATSQNVHAVMGPDTDEEILVTSHLDAHDIAEGAMDNGMGTAMVVELAAALAMREDELETRVRFVAFGAEEVGLCGSEHEADRIDLDRIKAVVNNDGVARNRTISAFTHGFPGLDDVLDRIADRFDHPISKIPHQNPHSDHWPFVLEGGVPGLHLRSETDSRGRGWGHTRADTLDKLEPRTLRESAILVTELLVLLARDETSLHHRPRTEIIAALQREGKAEGLSLIGDLPDDGSSKVV, from the coding sequence ATGACCGACTGGATCGGTACGACGTTTACGAGCACTGTCGGATGGGAACACCTCGAACGGCTGGTCGACATCGACGACCGGATGGCTGGCAGTGATGGCGAACGCGAGGCAGCAGTGGCGACCCGTGACGCACTCGCAGAGGCTGGTGGATGTGAGGTCCATCTCGATGTGTTCGATATCCAAGGATGGGAACGGGAATCGAGTGCCGTCCGAGCCGGCGGTCGTCGCCACGAAAGTATCGCGTTGCCGCGCAGCCCTCCCGAGAACACCACTGGCGAGCTGGTCGATCTCGGGCACGGTCTTCCCGCTGATTTCGATGCCGATCTGAACGGATCGATCGTAGTGGTGTCGAGCACCGTCCCGGAGTGGTACGATCGGTTCATTCACCGCCGCGAGAAGTACTGTCGTGCGGTCGAAGCGGGTGCAGTTGGTTTCATTTTCAAAAATCACATCGATGGCTGTCTCGCCCCAACCGGTAGCATCGGAACTCCTGCCGAACCGATCGGTGCGATCCCTGCCGTTGGCGTGTCCAAGGAGGTGGGAGAGCGACTCGTCCGGCGCTTCGAAGGCGAACCAGCCACGGTGGAGGTCGGAGCGAACGTCGGTACCGCAACGAGCCAAAACGTTCACGCCGTGATGGGTCCAGACACGGACGAGGAGATCCTCGTTACAAGCCACCTCGATGCACACGACATCGCCGAGGGTGCGATGGACAACGGAATGGGGACGGCTATGGTCGTCGAACTCGCCGCTGCGCTCGCAATGCGTGAAGACGAGCTAGAGACACGAGTGCGGTTCGTCGCGTTCGGCGCAGAGGAAGTCGGCTTGTGTGGCTCCGAACACGAAGCCGATCGGATCGATCTCGATCGGATCAAGGCCGTCGTTAACAACGACGGTGTCGCACGAAATCGAACGATTTCGGCGTTTACTCACGGATTTCCGGGTCTCGATGATGTCCTCGACCGGATCGCAGATCGATTCGATCACCCGATCTCGAAGATTCCCCACCAAAATCCCCACAGCGATCATTGGCCGTTCGTGCTTGAAGGCGGAGTTCCAGGGCTTCATCTCAGGAGCGAAACCGACAGCCGAGGTCGGGGATGGGGACACACTCGCGCGGACACGCTCGACAAGTTAGAACCGCGAACGCTCCGCGAGAGTGCGATCCTCGTCACCGAACTCCTCGTGTTACTCGCACGCGATGAGACGTCGCTCCATCACCGCCCACGAACGGAGATCATCGCAGCATTACAACGAGAGGGCAAAGCCGAAGGACTGTCGCTCATCGGTGATCTTCCGGACGATGGATCCTCGAAAGTCGTTTAG
- the hpt gene encoding hypoxanthine/guanine phosphoribosyltransferase, with product MERLSQSLRDAPIIQKGEYEYFVHPISDGVPMLEPELLREIVIGIIRKADLDGVNKIVTPAAMGIHISTAVSLMTDIPLVVIRKRQYGLEGEVSLAQVTGYSENEMYLNDVEPDDRVLLLDDVLSTGGTLHSITSALEEIGADIADIVAVIKKVGGENKMDDHDVKTLINVDVVSGSVVIVDENGDG from the coding sequence ATGGAACGGCTCTCTCAGTCGCTTCGGGACGCGCCAATCATTCAAAAGGGGGAGTACGAATACTTCGTCCATCCCATCAGTGACGGGGTTCCGATGTTGGAACCGGAGTTGCTCCGCGAAATCGTTATCGGGATTATCCGAAAGGCGGATCTCGACGGTGTCAATAAGATCGTGACACCGGCTGCAATGGGCATCCACATTTCGACAGCCGTATCGTTGATGACGGACATTCCGCTCGTCGTCATTCGGAAGCGCCAGTACGGTCTGGAGGGTGAGGTTTCGCTCGCGCAAGTAACGGGCTACTCGGAAAACGAGATGTACTTGAACGATGTCGAACCCGACGATCGGGTGCTGTTGCTCGATGACGTTCTCTCGACGGGAGGTACGCTCCACAGTATCACCAGTGCCCTCGAAGAGATCGGCGCAGACATCGCGGACATCGTTGCAGTCATCAAAAAGGTTGGCGGTGAGAATAAAATGGACGATCACGACGTAAAAACGCTCATCAACGTCGATGTCGTCTCCGGATCGGTCGTGATCGTTGACGAAAACGGCGACGGGTAG
- a CDS encoding DsbA family protein, translating into MPDIRSNQRRAVLRSVSLVFAGSVAGCMNLVGDDPDASNAEGAADQTPGNGGATGTTPPPPDGEPPYMHPASGTTDYGVSLDDSPVMGSDDAPIDMYYWSDYLCPFCSDFSLKIHPKINRNFVVDGSLRIVFLQLPNIGPNSLPAALLSKCVWQQVADGDPNRFWKWHHSIFEQQGEENSGWADIDKLLTITENAGFDTDPLKKCIRNRQDSIKEDIQAEIDAANQANITGTPAFVFVNPTTENTQRITGTQPYDVFKRTIQSIKDV; encoded by the coding sequence ATGCCGGACATTCGATCGAACCAGAGACGGGCGGTGCTTCGGAGTGTGAGCCTCGTGTTTGCCGGGAGCGTTGCGGGATGTATGAATCTCGTAGGAGACGATCCGGATGCATCGAACGCCGAGGGAGCGGCGGATCAGACGCCGGGGAACGGCGGAGCGACCGGCACGACACCGCCTCCACCGGACGGTGAACCCCCCTATATGCATCCGGCGAGTGGAACGACCGACTACGGCGTTTCGTTGGATGACAGTCCAGTAATGGGTTCGGACGATGCGCCGATCGATATGTACTACTGGAGCGATTATCTCTGCCCGTTTTGTTCTGATTTTTCACTAAAAATACATCCAAAGATAAACCGCAACTTCGTTGTTGATGGATCTCTGCGGATCGTCTTCCTCCAATTGCCGAACATCGGACCGAACTCGTTGCCGGCTGCTCTCCTCTCGAAATGCGTCTGGCAGCAGGTGGCCGATGGCGATCCCAACCGGTTCTGGAAGTGGCACCATTCGATATTCGAACAGCAAGGCGAGGAAAACAGCGGGTGGGCTGACATCGACAAACTCCTCACCATCACCGAAAACGCCGGATTCGATACCGATCCCCTCAAGAAATGTATCCGAAACAGACAAGACAGTATTAAGGAGGATATCCAAGCCGAAATCGATGCCGCCAATCAGGCGAATATCACAGGAACACCCGCATTCGTCTTTGTAAACCCCACGACGGAGAACACCCAGAGGATCACCGGGACGCAACCGTACGACGTGTTCAAACGTACGATACAGTCTATAAAAGACGTTTGA
- a CDS encoding type IV pilin, which produces MRTKRLLYERERGVSPVIGVIVMVAITVILAAVIGAFVFGLGGEQEQPPQARLDFAVDGEQVTVRHGSGDSLAIRSIDIVVDGTSVGSGALEPGGSDAVYTAGETIYTGSVDSGAEVLVVWRSPTSDRTTTLFHTTMP; this is translated from the coding sequence ATGAGAACGAAACGATTGCTGTACGAGCGGGAACGGGGAGTATCGCCGGTTATCGGTGTGATCGTAATGGTCGCAATAACAGTCATACTGGCGGCGGTTATCGGTGCGTTCGTATTCGGGCTCGGCGGGGAGCAAGAACAACCACCACAGGCGCGTCTCGATTTCGCCGTCGACGGTGAACAGGTGACGGTTCGCCACGGCAGCGGTGATTCGCTCGCCATTCGATCCATCGACATCGTCGTGGATGGTACATCAGTCGGGTCGGGAGCGCTCGAACCGGGCGGATCCGATGCGGTGTACACGGCGGGAGAAACGATCTACACCGGAAGCGTCGATAGTGGTGCTGAGGTCCTCGTCGTTTGGCGCAGTCCGACCAGCGATAGAACGACGACACTGTTTCACACCACGATGCCATGA
- the coaBC gene encoding bifunctional phosphopantothenoylcysteine decarboxylase/phosphopantothenate--cysteine ligase CoaBC, whose protein sequence is MLEGVNVALCVTGSIAAVRTVELAHELRRCGATVRTVMTESAQRIIHPWALEFATDRPVVTEITGSVEHVELCGHDGWADVVLIAPTTANTIGKIAAAIDDTPVTTCATTALGTDVPIVVAPAMHEPMYDHPGVLEAIERIESWGVTFVDPRVEEGKAKIASDDSIVLSLAQQTGSDPLADKHIVVTSGATAERIDPVRTITNRASGRTGRAVARACYVRGGNVTLVHDGTDVSYATVEQVESAREMIDAVERHAPMADALVSAAAISDYTTETRSEKVRSGQQLSIDLKPTPKLIDTIRDTHPNLPIVGFKLESDGDDDDLIEAARGPLDRADLSFVVANDTNVLGERQTRALLVGPNDHTEYVGSKTGLGLTIADQLATQLR, encoded by the coding sequence ATGCTCGAAGGAGTGAACGTCGCGCTCTGTGTGACTGGGTCGATCGCGGCGGTTCGAACCGTCGAACTTGCCCACGAACTCCGGCGGTGTGGGGCGACCGTACGGACGGTGATGACCGAGAGCGCACAACGAATCATCCATCCATGGGCGCTCGAATTTGCCACGGATCGCCCTGTCGTTACCGAGATCACCGGATCGGTCGAACACGTCGAGCTGTGTGGACACGATGGATGGGCAGACGTAGTCCTCATCGCACCCACGACAGCAAACACGATCGGAAAGATCGCGGCCGCTATCGACGATACGCCGGTAACTACGTGTGCGACGACTGCGCTCGGGACCGACGTTCCAATCGTCGTCGCTCCGGCGATGCACGAACCCATGTACGATCATCCCGGCGTGCTCGAAGCCATCGAGCGGATCGAATCTTGGGGTGTGACATTCGTCGATCCCCGCGTCGAGGAAGGAAAGGCAAAGATCGCCTCCGACGATTCGATCGTGTTATCGCTCGCGCAACAGACGGGATCCGATCCATTAGCCGACAAGCACATCGTCGTGACTAGCGGTGCGACAGCCGAACGGATCGATCCAGTTCGGACGATCACGAATCGCGCATCCGGTCGAACCGGACGGGCTGTCGCACGCGCGTGTTACGTCCGTGGTGGAAACGTCACGCTGGTCCACGACGGAACCGACGTGTCGTATGCTACCGTCGAGCAGGTCGAGAGTGCGCGCGAAATGATCGATGCCGTCGAACGCCACGCCCCGATGGCGGACGCGCTCGTTTCGGCAGCTGCTATCTCCGATTACACCACCGAAACGCGCTCCGAGAAGGTCCGATCGGGCCAGCAGCTATCGATCGATCTCAAACCGACACCCAAGCTCATCGATACCATCCGCGATACACACCCGAATCTTCCGATCGTCGGATTCAAACTCGAAAGCGATGGGGACGACGACGACCTGATCGAAGCAGCCCGTGGTCCCCTCGATCGGGCTGATCTCTCCTTTGTCGTTGCAAACGACACGAACGTGTTGGGTGAACGACAAACCCGTGCGCTACTCGTCGGTCCGAACGACCATACGGAGTACGTGGGATCGAAGACCGGACTCGGTCTCACTATCGCCGACCAACTCGCCACCCAACTACGCTGA
- a CDS encoding type II toxin-antitoxin system RatA family toxin has translation MDAVEASTVVYLPPEEVYEFLVDFPRYANYSEHITEVRQYGEGKTGTKYDLVFAWWKLSYTARSEVTALDPPTRIDWELIKDVDAHGHWTVEHTPEKAPDDEPDASEVRLRVEFNPDSANKDAIDLPALVSLDWVIKKVTPKIEAEARNIVRRIVADLEGEERPVDVAIHTAPDSM, from the coding sequence GTGGACGCCGTTGAAGCTAGCACCGTAGTGTATCTGCCGCCCGAGGAGGTGTACGAGTTTCTCGTGGATTTTCCACGATACGCGAACTATTCGGAGCACATCACTGAGGTTCGTCAGTATGGCGAGGGCAAAACGGGGACGAAGTACGACCTCGTGTTTGCGTGGTGGAAGCTGTCATACACCGCTCGTTCGGAAGTCACTGCGCTCGATCCGCCCACCCGCATCGATTGGGAACTGATCAAAGACGTCGACGCCCACGGCCACTGGACGGTCGAACACACACCGGAGAAAGCGCCGGACGACGAACCTGACGCCTCGGAGGTTCGGCTCCGAGTGGAGTTCAACCCCGATTCAGCGAACAAAGACGCGATCGATTTACCGGCGCTCGTATCGCTCGATTGGGTGATCAAAAAGGTGACGCCGAAAATCGAAGCGGAAGCGAGAAACATCGTTCGGCGGATCGTCGCCGACCTCGAAGGCGAGGAACGTCCTGTGGATGTTGCTATTCACACCGCACCCGACTCGATGTGA
- a CDS encoding halocyanin domain-containing protein, with amino-acid sequence MTTDEGMNRRDFLRMTGVSATAGVAGASGSVAAQEGGNNTTGNETGNQTGNQTGNETGNQTGNQTGNTTGNETGNQTGNQTGNGTAESGGGSGGGGSGPIDYGGYLDDANGWGGDGSTTDMTGQGEVTITVGPDSSNNFDPVAVHVDPGTKIIWEWAGPGHNVQAEDGQFESEIKSEGTFEYTADEEGVIPYFCQPHKGQGMLGALAVGQVPRKEPAAPVTPAVSQGTKNLGVATFATMVSTLGLAYFFLRYGGDYEQ; translated from the coding sequence ATGACTACGGACGAGGGAATGAACCGCCGCGACTTCCTACGGATGACCGGCGTCTCCGCAACCGCTGGCGTCGCTGGAGCGAGCGGCTCTGTGGCTGCCCAAGAAGGAGGGAACAACACCACCGGGAACGAAACTGGTAATCAAACCGGTAACCAGACTGGAAACGAGACTGGCAACCAAACCGGCAACCAGACTGGAAATACAACTGGAAACGAGACCGGTAATCAAACCGGTAACCAAACTGGGAACGGAACAGCCGAGTCCGGTGGTGGATCGGGCGGTGGTGGCTCAGGTCCGATCGACTACGGTGGGTATTTGGACGACGCCAACGGCTGGGGGGGCGACGGCAGCACGACCGATATGACTGGCCAAGGAGAAGTCACCATCACGGTCGGTCCGGACAGCTCAAACAACTTCGATCCCGTGGCGGTCCACGTCGATCCCGGTACGAAGATCATCTGGGAGTGGGCAGGACCGGGTCACAACGTCCAAGCCGAAGACGGACAGTTCGAAAGCGAGATCAAAAGCGAGGGCACCTTCGAGTACACTGCCGATGAAGAGGGCGTGATCCCCTATTTCTGCCAACCACACAAGGGCCAAGGGATGTTGGGCGCGCTCGCCGTCGGGCAGGTCCCACGGAAAGAGCCAGCCGCTCCCGTCACGCCCGCCGTCAGCCAAGGCACGAAAAACCTCGGGGTTGCGACGTTCGCCACGATGGTCTCAACGCTGGGACTGGCGTACTTCTTCCTCCGGTACGGTGGTGACTACGAACAGTAG
- a CDS encoding M42 family metallopeptidase yields the protein MGAFETDFEFDTGLLAELTETSGVPGYEDRIREIVRRELSATTDTVRSDAMGNVIGTLDGTSDYSVVVATHMDEIGFMVRHITDDGFLTIDALGGWDPRVLRAQRVTVHTDDGDLPGVIGSTPPHTDDDSDEQSIEDVYVDVGLDAETVETRVSVGDLITMDQSTQQVGDHITGKAIDNRVSVCAMVTAARQLTAPDVTIHFAATVQEEVGLRGASALGVDLDPDLAIALDTTVANDIPSHQAKEHVTELGEGTGIKLKDSGVITNPKVHSRLQSVAEQAEIPYQMEILPRGRTDTAGFQTTHGATPVGAISVPTRYLHTVTESVHHADLTATIDLLTAFLESETGEHDYRL from the coding sequence ATGGGTGCGTTCGAGACGGACTTCGAGTTTGACACTGGTTTGTTGGCAGAACTGACGGAAACGAGTGGTGTTCCCGGGTACGAAGACCGCATTCGGGAGATCGTTCGCCGGGAACTATCGGCCACGACGGACACGGTTCGATCCGACGCGATGGGCAACGTGATCGGGACGCTCGACGGCACGAGCGACTACAGCGTCGTCGTGGCGACTCACATGGACGAGATCGGGTTCATGGTTCGGCACATCACTGACGACGGATTTCTCACGATCGACGCTCTCGGTGGATGGGATCCTCGGGTGCTTCGCGCCCAGCGGGTCACCGTCCACACCGATGACGGCGATCTGCCGGGCGTCATCGGATCGACGCCCCCACACACGGACGACGATTCGGACGAGCAGTCGATCGAGGACGTGTACGTCGACGTAGGGTTGGACGCAGAGACCGTCGAAACGCGCGTGAGCGTCGGTGATCTCATCACGATGGACCAGAGCACCCAGCAGGTCGGTGACCATATCACGGGTAAAGCGATCGACAATCGCGTCTCTGTGTGTGCGATGGTGACCGCCGCCCGGCAACTCACCGCTCCCGACGTGACGATCCACTTTGCTGCCACCGTTCAAGAGGAGGTCGGGCTACGCGGTGCGAGCGCGCTCGGTGTCGATCTCGATCCCGATCTAGCTATTGCGCTCGATACGACGGTCGCAAACGATATTCCTTCCCACCAAGCGAAAGAGCACGTCACCGAGTTGGGCGAGGGGACGGGGATCAAACTCAAAGATTCGGGCGTTATCACGAATCCGAAGGTCCACAGCCGACTGCAGTCGGTCGCTGAGCAAGCGGAGATACCGTATCAGATGGAGATCCTCCCGCGTGGACGAACGGACACCGCCGGGTTCCAAACCACTCACGGAGCCACGCCGGTCGGGGCTATTTCCGTTCCGACGCGGTATCTCCACACCGTCACCGAGAGCGTCCACCACGCCGATCTCACCGCCACGATCGATCTCTTGACGGCCTTTTTGGAAAGCGAAACCGGTGAGCATGACTACCGCCTGTAA